One part of the Humulus lupulus chromosome 9, drHumLupu1.1, whole genome shotgun sequence genome encodes these proteins:
- the LOC133799633 gene encoding uncharacterized protein LOC133799633 encodes MQDVDMGKNVSSPILHYNSSGVNRASYRGKNVAGNGYSMNQEKTLGIKIDMEDIAEEVNFWQSEIVCYVLSANPPIRVLEGFVRRLWKDQVDKVGILSSGICIIRFLAMEYRDRVLDGGYLFFGKKPLIMKPWNPVDDFSKEDISSVPTWIQLGGLNIKYWGDRSLFKIVGQIGKPIQVDNITKNRDRIAYPRILIEVSMAQDFPTHISFMNEFDQEVDIQVEYEWKPITCQANVDVEGFQSVVKGVKVKEPDAILTSVTNQFHMLEDDSVIDLLQRTNTGREGGVPSILNGYDTLLECTRDYSQHKHREIKHLILSKNVGLVSLLETKVKNKNMGSLYTSLFYGWCFTNNNPWIDKGRIIVAWNLNVYSLDIRLCTTKLIHCLIKVPNRAGSFLITFVYGFNDELSRDQLWKDMHELAISIAAPWMVIGDFNEILSLHEKIGKKTAEEKIYSKIDRAMVNSQWTDYFPNSEAIFLPEGIFDHSPVLVHFSLEFTMEKKPFRYFRMWKEAPSYADKIQTSWNIPVVGTEMFQVVSKLKRLKQTEFKANLLLRELQEKLHKDPLNECLINQEQMAKENFLHYHKAYMMFLAQKAKVIWLANGDENTHIFHASLKARRLQNRIMSIRNEGGTWLILQLV; translated from the exons ATGCAGGATGTAGATATGGGTAAGAATGTTTCTTCTCCGATATTGCATTATAACTCTTCTGGTGTGAATCGTGCCAGTTACAGAGGGAAGAATGTGGCTGGCAATGGTTATTCTATGAATCAGGAGAAGACTCTAGGGATCAAAATAGATATGGAGGATATTGCTGAGGAGGTGAATTTCTGGCAATCTGAGATTGTTTGCTATGTGCTCAGTGCTAATCCCCCAATTCGAGTCCTAGAGGGTTTTGTGAGACGGTTATGGAAAGATCAGGTGGACAAAGTAGGAATCCTTTCTTCAGGTATTTGCATTATTCGTTTCCTGGCCATGGAATATCGTGATCGTGTGTTGGATGGGGGTTACTTGTTCTTTGGCAAAAAACCTCTGATAATGAAGCCTTGGAATCCTGTTGATGATTTCTCTAAAGAAGACATTTCTTCAGTTCCGACTTGGATTCAATTGGGAGGTCTAAATATCAAGTATTGGGGAGATCGATCACTTTTCAAGATTGTGGGTCAGATTGGGAAGCCGATCCAAGTTGATAACATTACCAAAAACAGAGATCGTATAGCCTACCCCAGAATTCTTATTGAGGTTAGCATGGCTCAGGATTTTCCTACTCATATAAGTTTTATGAATGAATTTGATCAGGAAGTAGACATACAGGTGGAGTATGAATGGAAACCCATTACTT GTCAAGCCAATGTAGATGTAGAAGGTTTTCAGTCAGTGGTAAAGGGGGTTAAGGTAAAGGAACCTGATGCCATTCTAACTAGTGTAACCAATCAGTTTCACATGCTGGAAGATGATTCTGTTATAGACCTGCTACAGAGGACCAATACAGGAAGAGAGGGGGGAGTTCCCTCTATACTCAATGGATATGATACTTTGCTGGAATGTACGAGGGATTACAGCCAACATAAGCATAGAGAGATTAAACATTTAATTCTTTCAAAGAATGTTGGGTTGGTTAGTCTTCTCGAAACAAAAGTGAAGAATAAAAATATGGGTTCTCTTTATACTAGTTTGTTTTATGGATGGTGTTTCACTAATAATAATCCTTGGATTGATAAAGGTAGAATAATAGTTGCTTGGAATCTGAATGTGTATTCTCTGGATATTAGGTTATGTACTACTAAGTTGATTCACTGTTTGATTAAAGTTCCAAATCGGGCAGGAAGTTTCCTCATCACTTTTGTGTATGGTTTTAATGATGAATTATCTAGAGATCAGTTATGGAAAGATATGCATGAATTGGCTATATCTATAGCTGCTCCTTGGATGGTGATAGGGGACTTTAATGAGATTCTTTCTCTTCATGAGAAAATAGGTAAAAAG ACGGCAGAGGAGAAGATTTATTCAAAGATTGATCGAGCTATGGTTAATTCACAATGGACAGATTATTTTCCAAACTCAGAAGCTATTTTTCTTCCGGAAGGGATATTTGATCATAGTCCAGTTCTTGTTCATTTTTCCTTGGAGTTTACAATGGAGAAGAAACCATTTAGATACTTTCGGATGTGGAAAGAAGCTCCATCTTATGCAGACAAGATTCAGACTAGTTGGAATATTCCAGTTGTTGGTACTGAAATGTTTCAAGTGGTTTCTAAATTGAAAAGATTGAAACAG ACAGAATTTAAGGCAAATCTTTTACTGAGGGAGCTTCAGGAAAAACTGCATAAGGATCCGCTCAATGAATGTCTTATTAATCAAGAACAAATGGCTAAAGAAAATTTCCTCCATTACCATAAAGCTTACATGATGTTCTTGGCTCAAAAAGCTAAAGTAATTTGGTTGGCTAATGGAGATGAGAATACTCATATTTTCCATGCTTCTCTGAAGGCTAGGAGGTTACAGAACAGGATTATGTCCATCAGGAATGAGGGAGGCACTTGGTTGATACTACAGCTGGTATAA